From Microbacterium sp. LWH11-1.2, one genomic window encodes:
- a CDS encoding DUF5107 domain-containing protein has product MNNDRVDVGSTMGVDAERRQNERIVLPEAAGSLRAALDRGDAIAWSEPLSILTYEAAEPSIHPMYLDHRVYQGSSGTVYPIPFTEQIADEGVVREWQAVHLENEYVRLVVLPELGGRIHIGYDKTTGYDFFYRNNVIKPALVGLAGPWISGGVEFNWPQHHRPGTYLPVETTIENDDDGSVTVWCHDHDPFTRMSAQHGIRLRPGSSVVELVVRLHNRTSERQSFLWWANVAARVHDDYQSFFPEDVRYVADHARRALTAFPEADRPYYGVDYPALAAEHEGADRIDFYRNIPVPTSYMIVDSQQDFFGGYDHLAGAGFVHWAERRLAPGKKQWTWGDAPFGHAWDDQLTDGDGPYVELMAGVYTDNQPDFSWLLPGETKVFSQYWYPIPAIGAAHQATTDAAVHVERGERVSASFAVTSRRDGVTLRILDGGAVVASTAADLVPGVPVTLESDVAPSDAITAELLDSDGGLLVRWTPTDAADEEPWVADEPPLPDEIDSVEELYLTGLHLQQNRHPTRSPMPYWRAALARDAGDARTNLALADRAYRSGRFDSALTHAQTAITRLTRRNANPTDTEAYYLAGLVLARLGREDEAQQMFGKAGWDGAWAAASGVELVRSLLRTGQQRAALRVLDTLDGVAGHDTRRAALRAIILRARGDEAGSAAVARAALVADPLDATLRVLAGEEVDAEAGLLLDVALDLKLAGAADDAVRLLDAAIAAPIRRSGNVRPLAHYLAAEIRESRGDRQAAAYERSLARAAEQRWAFPSGLDALQALELAIDAGPDDATALSLLGMLLYAVGRRREAAAAWNRAIESGHRDPVLFRNAALAAYNVERDEEKAWRLYAQAVESASTDARIRYEQDQLAARLGHTTAQRLAALRPVEDLVLTRDDFAIEYARLLVAEGAAAEAHSILLTRPFHPWEGGEGQAIATWDLTLEALGLPLTDPPATLGEARAAYVAPAAVRDDGVTDYFATSHPELLLFNQEGEDDGL; this is encoded by the coding sequence ATGAACAACGATCGCGTCGACGTCGGATCGACCATGGGCGTCGACGCGGAGCGTCGGCAGAACGAGCGGATCGTCCTGCCCGAAGCTGCCGGGTCTCTGCGTGCCGCCCTCGATCGCGGCGATGCGATCGCCTGGAGCGAGCCGCTGAGCATCCTCACGTACGAGGCCGCGGAGCCGAGCATCCACCCGATGTACCTCGACCACCGGGTCTACCAGGGATCGAGCGGCACGGTGTATCCGATCCCGTTCACCGAGCAGATCGCCGATGAGGGCGTGGTCCGCGAATGGCAGGCCGTCCATCTCGAGAACGAATACGTGCGGCTCGTGGTCCTCCCCGAGCTCGGAGGGCGCATCCACATCGGATACGACAAGACCACCGGCTACGACTTCTTCTACCGCAACAACGTCATCAAGCCGGCGCTCGTCGGACTCGCAGGCCCGTGGATCAGCGGCGGGGTCGAGTTCAACTGGCCGCAGCATCACCGTCCGGGAACGTACCTTCCCGTCGAGACGACGATCGAGAACGACGACGACGGCTCGGTCACGGTGTGGTGCCACGACCACGACCCGTTCACCCGGATGTCGGCGCAGCACGGCATCCGGCTGCGCCCGGGCAGCTCGGTCGTCGAACTGGTGGTGCGGCTGCACAACCGCACCAGCGAGCGGCAGTCGTTCCTCTGGTGGGCGAACGTCGCCGCCCGCGTGCACGACGACTACCAATCCTTCTTCCCCGAAGACGTCCGCTATGTCGCGGACCACGCTCGTCGGGCGCTCACCGCGTTCCCGGAGGCGGATCGGCCCTACTACGGCGTCGACTACCCGGCGCTCGCGGCGGAGCACGAAGGCGCCGATCGCATCGACTTCTACCGGAACATCCCGGTGCCGACGTCGTACATGATCGTCGACTCCCAGCAGGACTTCTTCGGCGGCTACGACCACCTCGCCGGGGCAGGGTTCGTGCATTGGGCCGAGCGTCGGCTCGCGCCGGGCAAGAAGCAGTGGACGTGGGGCGATGCGCCGTTCGGCCACGCCTGGGACGACCAGCTCACCGACGGCGACGGTCCGTACGTCGAGCTGATGGCGGGGGTCTACACCGACAACCAGCCGGACTTCTCCTGGCTGCTGCCCGGCGAGACCAAGGTGTTCTCGCAGTACTGGTATCCGATCCCCGCGATCGGCGCGGCGCACCAGGCGACGACGGATGCCGCCGTGCACGTCGAGCGCGGGGAGCGGGTGTCGGCGAGCTTCGCGGTCACGAGCCGCCGCGACGGTGTGACGCTGCGGATCCTCGACGGGGGTGCCGTCGTCGCGAGCACCGCGGCCGACCTGGTCCCCGGGGTGCCGGTGACGCTCGAGTCGGATGTCGCACCGTCGGATGCGATCACCGCCGAGCTCCTCGATTCCGACGGCGGTCTTCTCGTGCGGTGGACGCCGACGGATGCCGCGGACGAAGAGCCGTGGGTCGCCGACGAGCCGCCGCTGCCGGACGAGATCGACAGCGTCGAGGAGCTCTACCTCACGGGCCTCCACCTGCAGCAGAACCGCCATCCCACCCGCTCCCCGATGCCGTACTGGCGGGCGGCGCTCGCGCGCGACGCCGGTGACGCGCGGACGAACCTCGCGCTCGCGGATCGCGCGTACCGTTCCGGGCGCTTCGACAGCGCGCTCACGCATGCGCAGACGGCGATCACCCGCCTGACGCGGCGCAACGCGAACCCGACCGATACCGAGGCGTACTACCTCGCGGGACTCGTCCTCGCCCGTCTCGGCCGTGAGGACGAGGCGCAGCAGATGTTCGGCAAGGCCGGGTGGGACGGGGCCTGGGCGGCGGCATCCGGTGTCGAGCTCGTCCGGTCGCTGCTGCGCACCGGTCAGCAGCGCGCCGCATTGCGGGTGCTCGACACGCTCGACGGCGTCGCCGGGCACGACACGCGCCGCGCCGCCCTCCGCGCGATCATTCTGCGGGCACGCGGCGACGAAGCGGGGAGCGCCGCCGTCGCACGGGCAGCGCTCGTCGCCGACCCGCTCGACGCGACGCTGCGCGTGCTCGCCGGTGAGGAGGTCGACGCGGAAGCCGGACTGCTGCTCGATGTCGCTCTCGATCTGAAGCTCGCCGGCGCCGCCGATGACGCCGTGCGCCTCCTCGACGCCGCGATCGCCGCGCCCATCCGTCGCTCCGGCAACGTGAGACCGCTCGCGCACTACCTCGCCGCCGAGATCCGGGAGAGTCGCGGCGACCGGCAGGCCGCAGCGTACGAGCGATCGCTCGCGCGAGCGGCCGAGCAGCGCTGGGCGTTCCCCTCGGGCCTCGATGCGCTGCAGGCCCTCGAGCTCGCGATCGACGCCGGACCCGACGACGCGACCGCCCTCTCGCTGCTCGGGATGCTGCTCTATGCCGTCGGGCGGCGCCGTGAGGCGGCGGCGGCCTGGAATCGCGCGATCGAGAGCGGCCACCGCGATCCGGTGCTGTTCCGCAACGCGGCCCTCGCCGCCTACAACGTCGAGCGCGACGAGGAGAAGGCCTGGCGGCTGTACGCGCAGGCCGTCGAGAGCGCTTCGACGGATGCGCGCATCCGCTACGAGCAGGATCAGCTCGCGGCCCGACTCGGGCACACGACCGCTCAGCGCCTCGCCGCTCTGCGGCCGGTCGAGGACCTGGTGCTCACCCGCGACGACTTCGCGATCGAGTACGCGCGTCTGCTCGTCGCCGAGGGGGCGGCCGCCGAGGCGCACAGCATCCTCCTCACCCGCCCGTTCCACCCGTGGGAGGGAGGGGAGGGGCAGGCGATCGCCACGTGGGATCTCACGCTCGAGGCACTCGGCCTGCCGCTGACCGACCCGCCCGCCACGCTCGGCGAGGCCCGCGCGGCGTATGTCGCGCCGGCGGCCGTGCGGGACGACGGGGTGACCGACTACTTCGCCACCAGCCATCCGGAACTGCTGCTGTTCAACCAGGAGGGCGAGGACGACGGACTGTGA
- a CDS encoding aldose 1-epimerase family protein, giving the protein MTVPLSGNAFVLRSGPYEARIASVGATVRSLRCDGVDLIVPFGADEIRPSMRGALLAPWPNRIADGAYEFDGVVHRLVQNEPETRTAAHGLIAWTDFTATTVASDHLVLTGMIAAQPGYPWRVRIDAEFRLGPDGLTQEVTASNESATAAPVGLGGHPYLVVGSPRERGIDDLTLQLDAREILLVSPDRMLPDRSVPVSDPLAGERDFREPRRIGSTALNHAFTDLARRNGRARARLLDDAGAGVEVEWDDRCPWAQIYTTDHGDGEEFRSGVAIEPMTCPPDAFNSRRDLLIVEAGESVGAGWMIRRVR; this is encoded by the coding sequence GTGACGGTGCCGCTGTCGGGGAACGCGTTCGTGCTGCGCTCGGGACCGTACGAGGCGCGGATCGCGAGCGTCGGTGCCACCGTGCGATCGCTCCGGTGCGACGGCGTCGACCTCATCGTGCCGTTCGGAGCGGACGAGATCAGACCGTCGATGCGCGGCGCGCTGCTCGCACCGTGGCCGAACCGCATCGCCGACGGCGCGTACGAGTTCGACGGGGTCGTCCACCGGCTCGTGCAGAACGAGCCGGAGACCCGCACTGCGGCCCACGGACTGATCGCGTGGACCGATTTCACGGCGACGACGGTGGCCTCGGATCACCTGGTGCTCACCGGCATGATCGCCGCGCAGCCCGGGTATCCGTGGCGGGTGCGCATCGATGCGGAGTTCCGCCTCGGCCCGGACGGGCTCACGCAGGAGGTGACGGCATCGAACGAGAGCGCGACCGCCGCCCCGGTCGGCCTGGGCGGGCATCCGTACCTCGTGGTCGGGAGCCCGCGGGAGCGCGGCATCGATGATCTGACCCTCCAGCTCGACGCCCGAGAGATCCTGCTCGTCTCTCCGGACCGGATGCTGCCAGACCGCAGCGTGCCCGTGTCCGACCCGCTCGCCGGGGAGCGCGACTTCCGGGAGCCGCGGCGCATCGGGTCGACCGCGCTCAACCACGCCTTCACCGATCTCGCGCGCCGGAACGGACGGGCGCGCGCCCGGCTCCTGGATGACGCGGGCGCAGGGGTCGAGGTCGAGTGGGACGACCGCTGCCCGTGGGCGCAGATCTACACGACCGATCACGGCGACGGCGAGGAGTTCCGCAGCGGCGTCGCGATCGAGCCGATGACCTGCCCGCCGGACGCGTTCAACTCCCGGCGCGACCTCCTGATCGTCGAGGCCGGGGAGTCGGTCGGTGCGGGCTGGATGATCCGACGAGTCCGCTGA
- a CDS encoding amino-acid N-acetyltransferase: MSEYIVRPARSADIVGIRNLLQPLVEQRILLGKDLAVLYGAVQEFVVAEADGELIGCGALHVIWEDLGEVRTLLVREDWLHHGVGRGIVDRLEETARALGLSRLFCLTFEVSFFGRRGYTPIGEQVVDPDVYSQLLRSGDAGVEEFLDLAHVKPNTLGNTRMLKVL, encoded by the coding sequence GTGAGCGAGTACATCGTCCGACCGGCGCGCAGCGCCGACATCGTCGGCATCCGGAACCTGCTGCAGCCGCTCGTGGAACAGCGCATCCTGCTCGGGAAGGACCTGGCGGTGCTCTACGGCGCCGTACAGGAGTTCGTCGTCGCCGAGGCGGACGGCGAGCTGATCGGATGCGGCGCGCTGCACGTGATCTGGGAGGACCTCGGCGAGGTGCGCACGCTCCTCGTACGCGAGGACTGGCTGCACCACGGCGTCGGCCGCGGGATCGTCGACCGCCTCGAGGAGACCGCCCGCGCGCTCGGCCTCTCGCGACTGTTCTGCCTCACCTTCGAGGTCTCGTTCTTCGGACGCCGCGGCTACACCCCGATCGGCGAGCAGGTCGTCGACCCCGACGTGTACTCGCAGCTGCTGCGCAGCGGTGACGCGGGTGTCGAGGAGTTCCTCGACCTCGCGCACGTGAAGCCGAACACGCTCGGCAACACGCGCATGCTCAAGGTGCTCTGA